AAAAATATATAGGAGACCTCACAAAAAATTCAATTAGCAAAGTTTTAGATTACTCATACCCAAAGCTACCCTCCTAATTTCCACCAGTTACGCTGATAAGAAACCACCATCCACAGGTATTACCGCCCCATGAACATACGAAAATAGATCACTAACCAATGCTAATACCACTTTACCAATATCCTCAGGTTTACCTAGAGTCCTTGATGGAAGTCTATCCCAGAACCTACGACCTGACTTCAGTATTGAAATATCAAATTTCATCAGAGCCTTTTTAGCAATATTTTTAGTCCCCGGTGTAACAATACCTCCCGGCAGTATAGCATTAACTCTGAATCCCTTACGCGCATATTCCTTTGCCAAAGCCCTCGTAACCGCTATAACACCTGCCTTACTAGCAGTATAGTGAGTAAGTCCCTCAATAAACGGCAACACCGCTTCCACAGAAGAAATGTTAACTATCGTTCCACCTCTTCCCCTCTCAATATTCCTCTTTATCATAAACTGACACATCCAAAAACAAGATTTGAGATTAACATCTATAGCCCTATCCAAAAATTCCTCATCAACCTCTAGAAAGTCCCTAAACTGATACAACCCAACATTATTCACCAATATGTCTGGCTCTGCGTTTTTTATCTCATCCCACAACTTTTGCACCTCACCTCTGGAAGATAAATCGTAATGTAGCACCCTTATCTCCTTACCTCTCTCTTCAAAACTCTTCTTCAGATCCAGCAACAACTTAAAGTCGTAATCCACAGCATAGATTGTCGCCCCCGCCTCAGACAACACTTTTGCTATCCCTCTACCTATTCCACTTGCAGAACCCGTAACCATAGCTATCTTTCCCTCAAGAGATATAACATTAGCTTCTCTTTTGTTCATACCTCACCTCCCGAAAAATTACCTCCAGTAACCAGATAAAATATAACGCTAGATACCTTGTCAATATAGCTACTTTTCACCACTTCAAACTCCTCACCACCATACCCGCTTTCCAAGTGTATTATACCAGCAACTAGATTCGTCATTATAGCACAATCAACATAAGATAAGGTATCAGATAGACTAAATTTATGCCTTACTCTCAAAATCAAATCCTCAAACACTGACAACAACATCTTACCTACAGTAGTGCCAATTTTATCACCATATACAAACCCCTCTCTAAAAAATATCTTGACAACATCTCTGTGAGTCACAATATAATCAACCACATTCACAACAAGCATCCTTATAAAATCCCTTAGCGAAGAAAACGACGATATATCCATCTCCTCAATTATCCTATAAAACTCATCAATACTCTTTTTTATAATACTGACAAGTAGCTCTTCCTTACTAGAAAAATAGTAGTATATCATCGCTTTATTAATACCTGAGTTTCTTGCTATCTCATCAACAGAAGTAGCATCAAACCCCTTCGTTGAAAATAACTTCACCGCAGACAATATTATCTTATCCCTAGGCGAAACTTCCATAATACCTCCTATTTTTGTTAACTTACCGGTTAGTTAATAAAATTCTAAAGTAGTTCACCTCTAGCTCTCAACTTACCAAAAGGACAATTTCCATCCCTTAACAAAGGGTTCAATGATCAACCTAAGTTGGAAAGATCCGCATACTCAGTCATTATCATACCACCCTTTCTATTTGTATTGTATTTTCAACCTTCAGGGTATTAAAAGGTTTCATACTTCTGATATTGAATGTTTCAATTGATCTACTAGGATGAGTATTGTATATGAATATCTCGTGGCCTTTTCTTGAAATTTCGTAAAGAAGTAGAGAAATCTCTTCGTCAATCCTTGGTGTTATGAGCACTATAGCAGTTCCCCAAGGAATTTGAATAGACAGATTTCTAAGAGTTTGAAAAAGGGTAATTTTGTTTTGTGGATATATTCTAGCTAGAAGTTCAAACATATTGGATATATGTGTATTTCCATAGGAGATAGGTATTTCAAAAAAGCCTAAAGGATTTTCCACAATGGACTTGCCTTTTAGAGAAACTTTCCTCCTTATCTCTCCATTTGCAACCAGGCCTACCTCCTGATGATATCCATAAAGCTCAAATATAATAGTAGTAGCAAACTCTATACTAAACTCTTCGTAGTAGTCTGCATACTTCATATCATAGTCCTGATGATAGAGGTTAAGGATAACTATTGTTCCTGAGGAAACCGATGGATTGTAATAATTCACGTAGAGTTTATCATGCCTTGCAGAAATTTTCCAGTTTATTTTTCTTATCTCGTCACCATCCTGATATTCTCTTATTCCTTGTATTTTCGTTAGATCCTCAAATATGGGAAGTTTGTTCTTAATCTCACCGTAGGGTTGGAGAATGCTCTTATCAATCTCGCTGTGTGGGAGTATGGATGGAAATACTGTTACAAAGTCTACAGTATCAAACTCTTTGCTTAGGAAAGTTCTCATAAACAGATCTTTAAACTCTATCATCGTTGGTCCTAGGTGGTGATCACCTCTTTTACTTCCAACTATTCTGTATTTTAGGAGTTTTTTCGCCTTAGGAAGAAGGAAAAGAAAAAACGTTTCCTTCTGCTTGTGTGAAAGCTCCATACTCGTATAATCATAAACATAGGCAATAAGTGGGAATACTGTCTTATTTTCAACAACTATCCCAGCTGTAGTACTATCACCATTAAATATTTTGGTGTTCTCAATAAATCTTGACACCGCAATACCTTTCACTACCCTATCAGAATACACTTTATTAAAAAGAACTACGAGTATCCCTGAAACGACAACTAAGATGGTCTCATACAATGGAAAAAGGATAACTATAGCCAATACCAGCAGAAAAAGAAAGAAGTATCTCACCATATTAACTCGTCTTTACCTCTTCAACTGGCACTTCCACTGACTCTAAAATTGAGTTCAGGATATCTTCAGGCTTTATTCCCTTAAGTTTAGCTTCAGGTTTAAGAATAAGCCTATGTTTCAGGCATGGCACCACAACAGATTTCACATCCTCAGGAATGACATAGTCCCTTCCGTTTAT
This genomic interval from Brevinematia bacterium contains the following:
- a CDS encoding SDR family NAD(P)-dependent oxidoreductase; protein product: MNKREANVISLEGKIAMVTGSASGIGRGIAKVLSEAGATIYAVDYDFKLLLDLKKSFEERGKEIRVLHYDLSSRGEVQKLWDEIKNAEPDILVNNVGLYQFRDFLEVDEEFLDRAIDVNLKSCFWMCQFMIKRNIERGRGGTIVNISSVEAVLPFIEGLTHYTASKAGVIAVTRALAKEYARKGFRVNAILPGGIVTPGTKNIAKKALMKFDISILKSGRRFWDRLPSRTLGKPEDIGKVVLALVSDLFSYVHGAVIPVDGGFLSA
- a CDS encoding TetR/AcrR family transcriptional regulator; this translates as MEVSPRDKIILSAVKLFSTKGFDATSVDEIARNSGINKAMIYYYFSSKEELLVSIIKKSIDEFYRIIEEMDISSFSSLRDFIRMLVVNVVDYIVTHRDVVKIFFREGFVYGDKIGTTVGKMLLSVFEDLILRVRHKFSLSDTLSYVDCAIMTNLVAGIIHLESGYGGEEFEVVKSSYIDKVSSVIFYLVTGGNFSGGEV
- a CDS encoding DUF58 domain-containing protein yields the protein MVRYFFLFLLVLAIVILFPLYETILVVVSGILVVLFNKVYSDRVVKGIAVSRFIENTKIFNGDSTTAGIVVENKTVFPLIAYVYDYTSMELSHKQKETFFLFLLPKAKKLLKYRIVGSKRGDHHLGPTMIEFKDLFMRTFLSKEFDTVDFVTVFPSILPHSEIDKSILQPYGEIKNKLPIFEDLTKIQGIREYQDGDEIRKINWKISARHDKLYVNYYNPSVSSGTIVILNLYHQDYDMKYADYYEEFSIEFATTIIFELYGYHQEVGLVANGEIRRKVSLKGKSIVENPLGFFEIPISYGNTHISNMFELLARIYPQNKITLFQTLRNLSIQIPWGTAIVLITPRIDEEISLLLYEISRKGHEIFIYNTHPSRSIETFNIRSMKPFNTLKVENTIQIERVV